The genome window CGTCAGCACACGCCAGGTGGAAGCGCCCATCGCCTGGGCCGCTTCGATGTAAACTTCGGTTTTGACACTGACGGTTTGGTTGCGTACCACTCGGTAGTACTGGGGAATGTAGGCGATCGCGAGGGCAATGGCCGCATTCAGCACCCCCCGTCCCACGACAAACGCCAGCGTCACAGATAGCAGCAACCCTGGTAGGGTGTAGACCGTATCCATGCAAAAGAGCAGCACCCGATCGAACCAGCCGCCCAGGTAACCGCTGACCATGCCCAGGGGCACGCCTAGAAGCAGGCTAAAGAAAATCGCTAAAACGACCACCTGTAAAGCTGCTTGGGAACCAAACACCGTGCGGGAAAACACGTCATAGCCGAGGCGAGTTGTGCCGAACCAATGGTTCCAGGAGGGGGCAGCCTGGGGGGGATTATCTAAAAATTCCGTGGGATCTTGTAGCAACCCGATCGCTTGCAATAACGGAGCCAGTAGCGCGATCGTGATAAAAAACAGCGTCATCACAGCCCCAATCTGCATCAGACGCACCGATAAACTATCTGTGCCCGAAGGCTTGAACCACC of Alkalinema sp. FACHB-956 contains these proteins:
- a CDS encoding ABC transporter permease; translated protein: MQIGAVMTLFFITIALLAPLLQAIGLLQDPTEFLDNPPQAAPSWNHWFGTTRLGYDVFSRTVFGSQAALQVVVLAIFFSLLLGVPLGMVSGYLGGWFDRVLLFCMDTVYTLPGLLLSVTLAFVVGRGVLNAAIALAIAYIPQYYRVVRNQTVSVKTEVYIEAAQAMGASTWRVLTKYLGLNVIQSVPVILTLNAADAILTLGGLGFLGLGLPEETPEWGQDLRQALDALATGGIWWTALFPGLAMTLMVVGLSFLGEGLNALTEKKGR